A genome region from Anaerohalosphaeraceae bacterium includes the following:
- a CDS encoding carbohydrate binding domain-containing protein, whose protein sequence is MRPKQILFLTAFFLSFSSLLWADANVLTNPGFESGTTGWAARSCTISAVTSPVRTGTYSARATGRTATWQGIQQTLMDKVVVGQTYQISGYVRVSTAGSTVKVSVQKTDGNGTTYTNVASGTANDTGWVYLSGNYTVTVTGTLTELWVYFEGPASGVDLYVDDASVYGPTAGDDASLQISPAARYQMIEGFGAAGAWYEGMLTGHTQKTTLYNLLFRDLGLDIYRVRNTYDQSGGADYMSRSAQIIAAGQAALGRPLKVLLSCWSPPAYLKSNGDTANGGTLIGGPSNYAYDQLADWFADSITAWNNLGVNIDYLSIQNEPDWTASWDTCRYEPSETSTYAGYNKAFQAVYNKLYARFGTAMPKMLAPETTGLYGAAGSSPSAYISALFNQDQVYGYAHHLYNINAGDNPDAYLTAMQNFRTQWGTKPLFQTEYEKATGSWPDAYNIALLMHNALTVEQVSAYLYWDLFWGSEGGLITLNSTSTYTINSDYWGFKHFSGFIHSGWQRIGASSNSPLLRVSAYISPDGQNLTAVLINTSDSITVNASLAFSDFTVNGGTIYRTSQTENCVNLGAYTGGPLSVPPKSVTTLALTGYTGPLRTLTVSSSDGGAVSAPGEGNFTYYNGTVLSIAASADASWRFVQWTGTAVDAGKVANPFAASTTVTVDGDYTLYASFEYDLMPPSPQPAWQLPPTAEGPTRLAMTAVSCMDDNPPVEYYFECLTEPSLSSGWQTSPAYSIRWLSPASEYVFRFKARDSAAAQNETEWSSQISVITENPRLPVQILSNWQSGLSHTATAGSNRLLVFTAHAEASASLSLSSVTYGGVPMLKIAEREHGTTTRIYAAAFILNEAGIAAASSSTFVPTWNVTPSSVGYASAFLSNVHPTSPVSFKAVNSGTTATVSTAPLYAEAGDLVVAVGACGNTGTYTPENGFLKAVELTISSADGVVAYKTAGRTADETPALTHSSVNRQAVLGFIVQGIPRD, encoded by the coding sequence ATGCGCCCTAAACAAATTCTTTTTCTGACCGCCTTTTTCCTTAGTTTTTCATCGCTGCTTTGGGCCGATGCCAACGTGCTGACCAATCCCGGATTTGAAAGCGGTACCACCGGCTGGGCAGCCCGAAGCTGCACTATCAGTGCCGTCACATCCCCGGTCCGCACCGGCACCTACAGTGCCCGCGCAACGGGGCGGACAGCAACCTGGCAGGGCATCCAGCAAACCCTGATGGATAAAGTAGTTGTGGGGCAGACCTATCAGATTTCCGGCTACGTCCGCGTCAGTACCGCCGGTTCTACGGTCAAAGTTTCCGTCCAAAAAACAGACGGGAACGGGACAACCTATACCAATGTGGCAAGCGGTACGGCAAACGACACCGGCTGGGTCTATCTGTCCGGCAATTACACCGTTACCGTCACCGGCACGCTCACGGAATTGTGGGTCTATTTCGAAGGTCCCGCCTCTGGAGTGGATTTGTATGTGGATGATGCCTCCGTTTACGGTCCGACGGCCGGCGATGATGCCTCCCTCCAGATATCGCCGGCGGCCCGCTATCAAATGATTGAGGGATTTGGGGCTGCCGGCGCCTGGTATGAAGGGATGCTCACCGGACATACTCAAAAGACGACCCTGTATAACCTCCTGTTCCGCGACCTCGGGCTGGATATCTACCGGGTTCGCAATACCTATGATCAATCCGGCGGTGCGGACTATATGAGCCGTTCGGCCCAAATTATCGCCGCCGGTCAGGCCGCCCTCGGCCGTCCCCTGAAAGTCCTGCTTTCCTGCTGGTCGCCGCCGGCCTACCTCAAAAGCAATGGAGATACCGCCAACGGCGGCACCCTCATCGGCGGCCCCTCCAATTATGCCTATGACCAGCTGGCCGACTGGTTTGCCGACAGCATCACCGCCTGGAATAATCTGGGAGTGAATATTGATTATCTCAGCATCCAGAATGAACCGGACTGGACGGCCTCCTGGGATACCTGCCGGTATGAACCGAGCGAAACCTCAACCTATGCCGGCTACAACAAGGCCTTTCAGGCCGTTTACAATAAACTGTATGCCCGCTTCGGCACGGCCATGCCTAAGATGCTGGCTCCGGAGACCACCGGTTTGTACGGCGCCGCCGGCAGCAGCCCTTCGGCCTACATCTCGGCTTTGTTCAATCAGGACCAGGTGTACGGGTATGCACATCATCTTTACAACATCAATGCCGGCGATAATCCCGATGCCTATCTGACGGCGATGCAGAACTTCCGGACTCAATGGGGCACCAAGCCGCTTTTTCAGACGGAATACGAAAAGGCCACCGGCAGCTGGCCCGACGCTTACAATATTGCTTTGCTTATGCACAATGCTTTGACTGTTGAGCAGGTCAGCGCCTATCTGTATTGGGATTTATTCTGGGGCTCTGAAGGCGGGCTGATTACGCTCAACTCCACTTCCACCTATACCATCAACTCGGACTACTGGGGTTTTAAGCACTTTTCCGGCTTTATTCATTCCGGCTGGCAGCGGATTGGAGCATCTTCGAATTCGCCGCTGCTTCGTGTTTCCGCCTACATCAGCCCTGACGGCCAGAACCTGACCGCTGTTCTGATTAACACCAGCGACAGCATTACGGTAAATGCGTCTCTTGCATTTTCTGATTTTACCGTCAACGGCGGAACTATCTATCGGACTTCGCAGACGGAAAATTGTGTCAACCTCGGCGCTTATACCGGCGGGCCGCTCTCTGTCCCGCCCAAATCCGTCACGACACTGGCCCTGACCGGCTACACAGGCCCGCTGCGAACCTTGACGGTTTCCTCTTCCGACGGCGGGGCTGTATCCGCACCGGGAGAAGGAAACTTTACCTATTACAATGGAACGGTTCTTTCGATTGCCGCCTCCGCAGACGCCTCCTGGCGGTTTGTTCAGTGGACCGGCACAGCCGTCGATGCCGGCAAAGTTGCGAATCCTTTCGCCGCTTCCACCACAGTTACTGTAGATGGCGATTATACCCTTTATGCCTCCTTCGAATACGATCTGATGCCTCCGTCTCCGCAGCCGGCCTGGCAGCTTCCGCCGACGGCCGAAGGACCAACCCGCCTGGCGATGACCGCCGTTTCCTGTATGGATGACAATCCGCCGGTGGAGTACTATTTCGAATGCCTGACCGAGCCCTCTTTGTCCAGCGGCTGGCAGACCTCACCCGCTTACAGTATCAGGTGGCTCTCTCCGGCTTCGGAATATGTTTTCCGATTCAAAGCCCGCGACAGCGCCGCCGCACAGAATGAAACAGAGTGGTCTTCGCAGATCTCTGTGATAACCGAAAATCCCCGTCTTCCCGTTCAAATCCTCAGCAATTGGCAAAGCGGTCTGTCCCATACGGCGACGGCCGGCTCCAATCGCCTTCTGGTCTTTACCGCCCACGCCGAAGCAAGTGCATCCCTTTCGCTCTCTTCTGTGACGTACGGCGGTGTCCCGATGCTCAAAATTGCCGAACGGGAGCACGGAACAACCACACGAATTTATGCGGCCGCCTTTATTCTTAATGAAGCCGGCATTGCCGCGGCCTCCTCCAGTACGTTTGTTCCAACCTGGAATGTTACCCCAAGCAGTGTCGGATATGCCTCTGCCTTTTTATCCAATGTCCATCCGACCTCGCCCGTTTCCTTCAAAGCCGTCAACAGCGGCACAACCGCCACGGTCTCCACGGCCCCTCTCTATGCCGAAGCGGGGGATTTGGTTGTCGCCGTCGGGGCCTGCGGCAATACGGGCACTTACACCCCTGAAAACGGTTTTCTCAAGGCCGTTGAATTGACCATTTCTTCCGCTGATGGTGTGGTCGCCTATAAAACCGCCGGCCGGACCGCAGATGAAACCCCTGCCTTGACTCATTCGAGTGTCAACCGGCAAGCCGTCCTCGGCTTTATTGTGCAGGGTATTCCGAGGGACTGA
- a CDS encoding DUF5597 domain-containing protein yields MRARCVLWGWLLWTGTVFAADIPHLRRVGEHLHLFVENKPFLMLAGEVGNSAATELSYLEPAWPRFRQMQMNTVLVPVYWDLIEPEEGRFDFSQVDGLIEQARAHQMRLVLLWFGTWKNSMSCYAPAWVKQDWRRFERVRLKDGRTLEILSAFCPENLRADTAAFRALMRHLRQIDEKQQTVLMVQVENEVGMLEDAREWGRAANEAFAGPVPTELMDYLTSRKETLHPFLRALWAKQGFRTGGTWQQVFGKGLQTDEIFTAWHCGRYVQAAAAAGKAEYPLPMFVNAALNRPDKKPGEYPSGGPLPHLMDIWKAAAKDIDFLAPDIYFPNIAFWCEQYARTDNPLFIPEIRKGPDCGVQVFYAVGKHRAIGFSPFAIDTADEKTAAALGQAYAILGGLFGELTSSKEPPAMYGVLLDKEKPADNVQLGKYRIHIRHDYTWGWSGGDPKAYSWPQAGGLIAQAGPDIFWAAGQGIILTFQSANPNENVGILWIEEGQFRSGQWVRTRRLSGDESHQGRHVRLPMGEYGVQRFRLYCYQ; encoded by the coding sequence ATGCGGGCACGATGCGTTTTGTGGGGCTGGCTGCTCTGGACGGGGACAGTTTTTGCGGCGGATATCCCGCACCTGCGGCGAGTCGGAGAGCATCTTCATCTGTTCGTTGAAAACAAGCCGTTTCTGATGCTGGCCGGAGAGGTCGGCAATTCAGCGGCGACAGAGCTGTCCTATCTGGAACCCGCCTGGCCGCGATTCAGACAAATGCAGATGAACACCGTGCTGGTGCCGGTGTACTGGGACCTGATAGAACCGGAGGAGGGGCGCTTCGATTTTTCGCAGGTGGACGGCCTGATTGAACAGGCACGGGCCCACCAAATGCGGCTGGTGCTGCTGTGGTTTGGGACCTGGAAAAACAGCATGTCCTGCTATGCGCCGGCGTGGGTCAAGCAGGATTGGCGGCGGTTCGAGCGTGTGCGGCTCAAAGACGGGCGGACCCTGGAAATCTTGTCGGCCTTCTGCCCGGAGAATCTGCGGGCGGATACGGCGGCGTTCCGGGCCCTGATGCGGCACCTTCGCCAGATTGATGAAAAACAGCAGACCGTTCTGATGGTACAGGTGGAAAACGAAGTCGGAATGCTGGAGGATGCGAGGGAATGGGGCCGGGCGGCCAATGAGGCCTTTGCCGGACCTGTGCCGACGGAGTTAATGGACTATCTGACCAGCCGAAAAGAGACGCTGCATCCGTTCCTGCGGGCCCTTTGGGCCAAACAGGGTTTTCGCACCGGCGGCACCTGGCAGCAGGTTTTCGGCAAAGGGCTCCAAACGGATGAGATTTTTACGGCCTGGCACTGCGGGCGTTATGTGCAGGCAGCTGCGGCGGCGGGCAAGGCAGAGTATCCGCTGCCGATGTTTGTCAATGCGGCCCTGAATCGTCCGGATAAAAAGCCGGGCGAATACCCCAGCGGAGGCCCCCTGCCGCATCTGATGGACATCTGGAAAGCAGCAGCCAAAGACATTGATTTTCTGGCACCGGATATTTATTTCCCCAATATCGCATTCTGGTGCGAACAGTACGCCCGAACGGATAATCCGCTTTTTATTCCGGAAATTCGCAAAGGACCGGACTGCGGTGTGCAGGTGTTTTATGCCGTCGGGAAACACCGGGCCATCGGCTTTAGCCCCTTTGCCATCGATACGGCCGATGAGAAGACGGCGGCGGCCCTCGGACAGGCGTATGCGATTCTGGGGGGACTGTTTGGGGAACTTACATCCTCCAAAGAACCGCCGGCGATGTACGGGGTGCTTTTGGATAAGGAAAAACCCGCAGACAATGTCCAATTGGGCAAATACCGCATTCACATTCGCCATGATTACACCTGGGGCTGGTCCGGCGGAGACCCAAAGGCCTATTCATGGCCGCAGGCGGGCGGTCTGATTGCCCAGGCAGGTCCGGATATATTTTGGGCCGCCGGCCAGGGAATTATCCTCACCTTTCAATCCGCCAATCCAAATGAAAACGTCGGGATTTTATGGATAGAAGAAGGACAGTTCCGCAGCGGACAGTGGGTGCGGACACGCCGGCTCAGCGGCGATGAAAGCCATCAGGGCCGTCACGTCCGTCTGCCGATGGGCGAATACGGCGTGCAGCGGTTCCGCCTGTATTGTTATCAATAA
- a CDS encoding sigma-70 family RNA polymerase sigma factor: protein MQENESKQTMSNTQKPKEELFFQLFMTYQRNFYAYILSSVHNYTDANDLLQETAAVMWRKFDEFQQGSSFLAWGITIAQNLVLKFFNEHKRSRIQFDDALLKDLADTTLDEMKDANALTEALRDCFQKLNETNQKLLRLRYQDGMTIKAIASMLGKPVFGMYKAFARLQDALQVCIENTLRREGAVE from the coding sequence ATGCAGGAAAACGAGTCAAAACAAACGATGTCAAACACCCAAAAACCCAAAGAAGAATTGTTTTTTCAACTGTTTATGACATATCAGAGGAATTTTTACGCCTATATCCTTTCCTCTGTCCATAACTACACGGATGCAAACGATTTACTGCAGGAAACCGCCGCCGTAATGTGGAGAAAATTTGACGAATTTCAACAGGGAAGCAGTTTTTTAGCCTGGGGAATCACAATCGCGCAAAATTTGGTTTTAAAATTCTTCAACGAACATAAACGGTCCAGAATCCAGTTTGATGACGCCCTGCTCAAGGACCTGGCCGACACCACCCTGGATGAAATGAAAGACGCAAATGCTCTGACTGAGGCCCTGCGAGACTGCTTTCAGAAACTAAACGAAACAAACCAAAAACTGCTTCGACTCCGTTATCAGGACGGAATGACGATTAAGGCCATTGCCAGCATGCTGGGCAAACCGGTTTTCGGGATGTACAAGGCCTTTGCCCGCCTTCAGGATGCCCTTCAGGTCTGCATTGAAAATACGCTTCGGCGGGAAGGAGCAGTCGAATGA
- a CDS encoding PEP-CTERM sorting domain-containing protein, with protein MKTTWKLVFCTLILALTAVVWADEHNFWIQGNQGSWNNPANWSRGVVPDTLPAGDGGGKCVGFAGSTSVANVGVGELAEFGNSAFWSDFWGPEWGATLNINGGTFIHRGFVAAPIGAADAPSNINVSNGGYFEVGELALGDNWWFWTAPYANLNVYDTSTARARGWMWLGGRVNLYDNAVLTIGGLVNMAAHGSPYARIDIWNNAMMLIQGSAAGRDPYQEALSWITSGQLVAFGGAGQVVVSQTPNGVQITAMIPEPATMLLLGLGGLTMLRKRG; from the coding sequence ATGAAAACAACATGGAAACTGGTTTTCTGCACACTCATCCTTGCCCTGACGGCCGTCGTTTGGGCGGATGAGCACAACTTCTGGATTCAGGGCAATCAGGGCTCGTGGAATAATCCGGCCAACTGGTCCAGAGGGGTGGTTCCGGATACGCTTCCGGCCGGCGACGGCGGCGGCAAGTGTGTCGGATTTGCCGGCAGCACATCCGTGGCCAATGTAGGCGTGGGAGAGCTGGCGGAATTCGGCAACAGTGCTTTTTGGTCGGACTTCTGGGGCCCGGAGTGGGGCGCAACGCTGAACATCAACGGCGGAACGTTTATTCATCGCGGTTTTGTAGCGGCTCCAATCGGTGCGGCGGATGCACCGTCCAACATCAATGTTTCCAACGGCGGATACTTCGAGGTCGGAGAACTGGCGCTGGGCGACAACTGGTGGTTCTGGACTGCTCCGTATGCGAATCTGAATGTGTATGATACGAGCACAGCCAGAGCCCGCGGCTGGATGTGGCTGGGCGGCCGGGTCAACCTGTATGACAATGCTGTTCTGACTATCGGCGGGCTGGTGAATATGGCGGCCCACGGAAGCCCGTATGCCCGCATTGACATCTGGAACAATGCTATGATGCTCATTCAGGGGTCTGCCGCAGGACGGGACCCCTACCAGGAAGCCCTCAGCTGGATTACCAGCGGTCAATTGGTGGCCTTCGGCGGCGCCGGACAGGTTGTTGTCTCACAAACCCCCAACGGCGTTCAGATTACGGCAATGATTCCCGAACCGGCAACAATGCTTCTGCTGGGGCTGGGCGGACTGACGATGCTCCGCAAAAGAGGATAA
- a CDS encoding FecR domain-containing protein, whose amino-acid sequence MNQSIRKELAELIQMELDGTLTDEQFNRLCFLLKSYPEARRYYGRTISIIAIFHEPGGIQPAHTETMTDPSGSSLDAAFWRELALNEQTAAPVPIEKMEKPADIPPAAGRAAGPPYRVSRLSLYSLLVSSAALILLISYALLGPAGRGVEVATLTETLNVRWASPERGLREGMRLSTQSKPLRLAEGIAVIQFDNGSRAVLEGPADFTLLTDDQIQLRTGRLFASVPKTAVGFTVSTPFSKIIDLGTEFGIKADPDGMEVHVMAGKTMMISGPAKESKNQYEIREGFAKAVNAAGDVLDIALKKEAFVRRVNPQTQFVWRGQNVNLADIVGGGSGFGTGRIEAGIDPLNGQKVEKITPRYSIKGSGRYELVPWNPFVDGVFVPDPSSKPVVVSSRGDVFEECPATNGEFWTEITNGGQLSDPVELSSPQFRLDGQVYGTADKPAIFMHANLGITFDLEAIRRTLANLKISRFTALAGISENGPRRSPYADFWVLVDGQVRFCRRGADGTEIYSIDVDLKESDRFLTLAVTDGGREKCLWIDGQPYVLDGDWGLFALPQLHLRAE is encoded by the coding sequence ATGAACCAATCCATTCGAAAAGAACTGGCTGAACTGATTCAAATGGAGCTGGACGGAACGCTGACCGACGAGCAGTTCAACCGGCTCTGCTTTCTCCTGAAAAGCTATCCGGAAGCGCGGCGGTATTACGGACGCACGATTTCCATTATTGCCATCTTTCACGAGCCCGGCGGGATTCAGCCGGCGCACACCGAAACGATGACAGACCCGTCCGGCAGCTCGCTCGATGCGGCCTTCTGGAGAGAACTGGCCCTGAACGAACAAACCGCCGCCCCCGTTCCGATTGAGAAAATGGAGAAACCAGCGGATATTCCCCCTGCCGCCGGCCGAGCCGCAGGTCCTCCTTACAGGGTCAGCCGGCTTTCCTTGTATTCCCTGCTCGTTTCCTCCGCCGCACTGATTCTGCTGATTTCTTACGCCCTGCTCGGGCCTGCCGGACGCGGCGTGGAAGTGGCCACACTGACAGAAACCCTGAATGTCCGCTGGGCTTCCCCGGAGCGGGGGCTTCGCGAGGGAATGCGTCTGAGCACGCAGTCTAAACCGCTGCGGCTGGCGGAAGGAATCGCCGTAATTCAGTTCGACAACGGAAGCCGAGCAGTGCTGGAAGGTCCCGCCGACTTTACCCTTCTGACTGACGACCAGATTCAGCTTCGCACCGGCCGGCTGTTTGCCTCCGTCCCCAAAACAGCCGTCGGGTTTACCGTCAGTACGCCCTTTTCAAAAATTATTGATTTGGGTACGGAGTTCGGCATCAAAGCCGACCCGGACGGAATGGAAGTGCATGTGATGGCCGGAAAAACTATGATGATTTCAGGACCGGCCAAAGAATCCAAGAATCAATATGAAATCAGGGAAGGCTTTGCCAAAGCCGTAAACGCCGCCGGTGACGTGCTGGATATTGCCCTGAAAAAAGAGGCCTTTGTGCGGCGTGTGAATCCGCAGACGCAGTTTGTCTGGAGAGGACAAAACGTCAATCTGGCGGATATCGTCGGCGGCGGCAGCGGATTCGGAACCGGACGGATTGAAGCCGGGATTGACCCGCTGAACGGACAGAAAGTGGAAAAAATCACTCCCCGCTACAGCATCAAGGGCAGCGGACGGTATGAACTCGTTCCGTGGAATCCCTTTGTGGACGGCGTTTTTGTGCCTGACCCGAGCTCCAAACCCGTCGTTGTCAGTTCCCGGGGCGATGTTTTCGAGGAGTGCCCGGCAACCAATGGGGAGTTCTGGACGGAAATTACCAACGGCGGGCAATTGTCCGACCCGGTAGAATTGTCCAGTCCGCAGTTTCGGCTGGACGGGCAGGTGTACGGAACGGCGGATAAACCGGCTATTTTCATGCACGCCAATCTGGGAATTACCTTTGATCTGGAAGCCATCCGCCGAACGCTTGCGAATCTGAAAATCAGCCGCTTTACAGCCCTGGCGGGCATCAGCGAAAACGGGCCGCGGCGAAGTCCCTATGCCGACTTCTGGGTGCTGGTGGACGGACAGGTTCGATTCTGCCGGCGCGGAGCGGACGGAACAGAAATTTATTCGATTGACGTGGACCTGAAAGAAAGCGACCGGTTCCTGACACTGGCGGTTACCGACGGCGGCCGCGAAAAATGCCTCTGGATTGACGGTCAGCCCTACGTGCTGGACGGAGACTGGGGGCTGTTTGCACTGCCCCAGCTGCATCTGCGGGCGGAATAA
- a CDS encoding LamG domain-containing protein, producing the protein MKSFISFFLLSAVLVMPALAADTNWTGAAGDGLWVTPGNWSNGVPPTNPTVTGNINIGYIAASPSVTIRAQDNIVCGSTTVRPTDLHGPNWGATLNINGGSLTHLGFVMAPVATSEATRSVINIRNGGRLSVVNLCLGDNWWFVAPYVTMNVYDSSTVTVSDYLWLGGFLNLYSGTIDITNGMNMAANTAGRGLTCLDIWDGTLILRGQNQSANIPTWIANGYLKAYGTTPGSRGGGTIVVDTQTIPGGMILTAIPPLCARDPNPLPQNVDGSVGTLINPTQTQVQLNWKAGVDPNDVYPVNPKIRMHYIWVGESETSLSLAGQVPHTDWNNPDVSYTITLAEGRKYYWSIEEGLDNGTGNANPSGDPNNILGPIWSFTAKGTTPLILVDPVNTVASPNAVLSIVANDVANTYQWFKVSTPDIPLTDNSVYSGTTTTTLTITAPTVAHEGQYYCIAYNGLTPSAPSKAAWVWTKRLMGHWKFDGSLLDSVSASVPGAPAHHGTMAGGGTGLDTYGAGINGNAIVFANTADYVQIENPEFFNFYPLGFTISFWYKENSAVGWRLPVSKLDAGTAGWLFGVDKAWRNQAVFFFDSNNDPAYWADGNPNIALDDGQWHMITAVYNPQTTSYTIYTDGDNNETIALDISGAPPAAAPLSIGGRATEQSIDGAIDDVRIYSYPLTPVQIAQLYVDFEPSKFVCMEDEEDPLTAFDLNGDCQVDLADFALFAAQWLECQRYPQSACN; encoded by the coding sequence ATGAAAAGCTTCATTTCCTTTTTCCTTCTGTCGGCCGTGCTGGTGATGCCGGCGCTGGCAGCGGACACCAACTGGACGGGAGCGGCCGGCGACGGGCTGTGGGTCACGCCGGGCAACTGGTCCAACGGCGTACCGCCGACCAACCCGACGGTAACCGGAAACATCAATATCGGCTACATAGCCGCTTCTCCCTCGGTTACCATTCGGGCGCAGGACAATATTGTCTGCGGCAGCACCACCGTGCGTCCCACCGACCTGCATGGGCCGAACTGGGGCGCCACCCTGAACATTAACGGCGGGTCGCTCACCCATCTGGGGTTTGTGATGGCCCCGGTTGCCACCAGCGAAGCTACCCGTTCGGTCATCAACATCCGCAACGGCGGACGGCTCAGCGTGGTCAACCTCTGCCTGGGCGACAACTGGTGGTTCGTCGCACCGTATGTGACGATGAACGTGTACGACAGCAGCACCGTCACCGTCAGCGATTATCTGTGGCTGGGCGGCTTTCTGAACCTCTACAGCGGCACAATCGATATTACCAACGGAATGAATATGGCGGCCAACACCGCCGGACGAGGGCTGACCTGTCTGGATATCTGGGACGGGACTTTGATTCTTCGGGGACAGAACCAAAGTGCGAATATCCCGACGTGGATTGCCAACGGATACCTGAAGGCCTACGGAACTACACCGGGCAGCCGCGGAGGCGGGACGATTGTCGTTGATACGCAAACAATTCCGGGCGGAATGATCCTGACGGCGATTCCGCCGCTTTGTGCCCGGGACCCCAATCCCCTGCCGCAGAACGTGGACGGGTCCGTCGGAACGCTGATTAATCCGACCCAGACACAGGTGCAGCTGAACTGGAAGGCGGGCGTTGACCCCAACGACGTTTATCCGGTCAATCCGAAGATTCGGATGCACTATATCTGGGTGGGGGAAAGCGAAACATCCCTCAGTCTGGCGGGACAAGTGCCCCATACCGATTGGAACAACCCGGATGTTTCTTACACGATTACGCTGGCGGAAGGACGCAAGTATTACTGGAGCATCGAAGAAGGACTGGACAACGGCACAGGAAATGCCAATCCGTCGGGTGATCCCAATAATATTTTGGGGCCGATTTGGTCGTTTACCGCCAAGGGTACAACGCCTCTGATTCTGGTTGACCCTGTGAATACGGTCGCTTCACCGAATGCGGTCCTTTCCATTGTCGCCAACGACGTCGCCAATACGTATCAGTGGTTTAAGGTGAGCACTCCGGACATTCCGCTGACAGACAACAGCGTTTATTCAGGCACAACAACCACCACGCTGACGATTACGGCCCCCACCGTCGCCCACGAAGGACAATATTACTGCATTGCCTACAACGGTCTGACTCCGTCGGCTCCTTCGAAAGCAGCCTGGGTGTGGACAAAACGGCTGATGGGACACTGGAAGTTTGACGGCAGTCTGCTGGATTCTGTTTCGGCCAGTGTGCCCGGCGCTCCGGCGCATCACGGAACGATGGCCGGCGGCGGAACCGGCCTTGACACCTACGGAGCGGGCATCAACGGCAATGCCATCGTATTTGCCAACACGGCGGATTATGTGCAAATTGAGAATCCGGAATTCTTCAACTTCTATCCGCTCGGCTTTACCATCAGCTTCTGGTATAAGGAAAACAGCGCGGTCGGCTGGCGGCTTCCGGTTTCCAAACTGGATGCAGGTACAGCGGGCTGGCTGTTCGGTGTGGACAAGGCCTGGCGGAATCAGGCGGTCTTTTTCTTTGATTCGAACAACGACCCGGCCTACTGGGCGGACGGCAATCCGAACATTGCTTTGGACGACGGCCAGTGGCATATGATTACAGCTGTTTATAATCCGCAGACAACGTCCTACACCATTTACACCGACGGCGACAACAACGAGACGATTGCCCTGGACATTTCGGGGGCTCCGCCGGCGGCGGCTCCGCTTTCCATCGGCGGACGGGCTACAGAACAATCGATTGACGGGGCTATTGACGACGTGCGGATTTACAGTTATCCTCTGACACCGGTTCAAATCGCCCAGTTATATGTGGATTTTGAACCGAGCAAGTTCGTGTGCATGGAAGACGAGGAAGACCCGCTGACGGCGTTTGATTTGAACGGTGACTGCCAGGTGGATTTGGCCGATTTCGCCCTGTTCGCTGCTCAATGGCTTGAATGTCAGCGTTATCCGCAATCCGCCTGCAATTGA